GACCGTTTTCGCACGTCAACCCGTGCCGCGCGGCCCGCGTGTCGCCATTGTCACGAATGCAGGAGGGCCGGGAATCGTGGCGACCGACAGTATCGATGCCCACGGACTGGAGATGGCCCGTTTCAGCCGGGAAACCATCGAATCCTTCCGGGGAGAACTGCCGTTAGAGGCAAACGTCTTTAACCCGGTGGATGTGCTTGGCGACGCCCGGGTAGAGCGCTTCAGATTTGCCCTTGACAGGGTTCTTGCGGACGAGGGTGTGGACAGCGCAGTGGTTCTGGTCTGCCCGACCGCGGTAGCGGAACCGGTGGAAACGGCGGTGGCGGTCCTTGAAGCAAAGCAGAAATACCCGGGGAAAACCGTGCTCGGTGTATACATGGGCGGGGAAAGTCTGACCGCGGGGGCCGAACATCTGAACCGGCACGGGATACCCTGTTTCACTTTCCCGGAACTGGCGGTCGGCGCCCTGGGCGGGTTGGTGGCCTATAGCAAGACAAGACAACGTCCGCAAAAAGAAGGGATTCCGTCGTACCCGGATATCAACCCCGATGGGGTTTGGAAGGTCTTTGCGCGGGTGCAGGAGGACCGCCGCCGGACGCTGCTCGGCAGCGAGGCGGCCAGGGTGGCGGAAGCTTACGGGATACCTGTGGCGCCGACAAGGCTGGCGCGGAGGGCCATGGAGGCGGTTACTTTCGCCGCGGAATTGGGTTATCCGGTGGTTCTGAAGATCGGTTCTCCGGAGATCATCCATAAAACGGATGTCGGAGGAGTCAGGGTAGGGCTGAAAACACCGGAAGAGATCCGTGAAGCTTTCTGGGATATGATGGAGCGCGTGCACCAGCATTTGCCGCGCGCGGCTATTTACGGGGTGGAAATCCAGAAGATGTACCCGAAGGGTACGGAATTAATCGTTGGCATGACCAGGGACATTCAGTTCGGGCCGCTGATTGCTTTCGGTCTCGGCGGGATATATGTGAATCTCCTGAAGGATGTTGCCTTCCGGCTGACCTGGGACCTGAACGAGAGGGAAATTCGCGCGATGATCCGGGAAACAAAGGCCTATACACTATTGCGCGGCTATCGGGGCGAAAATCCTCTCGACATTGATGCTCTTGTAAACGTTATCGGTAGGGTCGGGCGTCTTGTTACCGATTTTCCGGAGATCGTGGAGATGGACATCAATCCGGTCTTTGCCTACCAGCAGGGGGCAGCGGCGTTAGACGTAAAGATTACAATCGGGTGAGGTGGTTAAAGTGGCGGACCTTTATTTTACCGGGACGGCGGGTAGCGGAAAAACGGCTATCGTTCTGGGGTTAGCGTTGTTCCTCAAAGAGCAGGGAGTACGCCCGGGGTACTTCAAACCGGTGGGCAATCCTCCCGGAGCCACCGGGATTGAAGATAGGGATACCATCCTGATGCGCGAGGTATTAAAACTCCCTCTGGAAGGACGCGAGGTTGCTCCGCTTGCCTTGGGGGGATATTACATTTCGAACTATAAGGACCCCGAGCACTGCCGCCGGCTTATCAAGGAGGCTTACGCAAAAACCAGGGAGGGGGTTGACGCGGTTTTGATCGACGGCGGGGCTGAACCGTGGGCGATGGCTACCTTCGGGCTCGACGCCTTGAGCCTGTCGAAAGAGTTCGGCGCCGCCATGGTCTATGTGATTCGGCCTCTTAACGACCGGAGCCTGGACGAGGTTGTTTTTCTTGCCCGGTCAGCTGTAGAACGGCAGGTCCATTTTGCCGGTGTGATTTTCAACAACGTGCCTCGTACGTTGCTGGCCAAGACGGAGGGACTCTACCGGGAGATCATTGCCGCACAGGGGGTCGAAACACTGGGCGTCATCCCGAGCCAGACGGAAATCAGCGCTCCCACGGTGGCCGAGTACCATGAGGCGCTGGGAGGCGATATCCTTACGGGGGAGGATCACCTTACGAATATAGTTGAGGATGTGCTCATCGGGGCGATGACCATCGAGAGCGCGATCGCATACTTCCGCCGTTCCGCCAATAAGGCGGTCGTCACCGGCGGCGACCGGGCCGATATAGCGCTTGCCGCTTTGGAAACCGACACCTCGGTGCTCATACTCACCGGCGGGTTGTACCCGAACGTTAAGGTAATCGCGCAGGCACAAGACAAAGGCGTACCGGTAATCCTGGTCACCTACGACACCTACCACGCGATTGAGCGTCTGGCAAAGGTAAGCCGGGTAATTCGGCCCGACGATACACGTGCCGTAACGTTGGCGCGGGAAAGCGTCACGTTACACTGCAACCTCGATAAGATAATCGACCTGGTGCGGGGGGAGTAGGTTCAACGTTCAACGTTATTAAAGTGACTTATGTTGAGCCCTGATAACATTGGACTGCCTTGCACTAAAGGTTATCGTCCTTTTCAAAAAGGGAAGTGCTCAGGTACCGCTCACCGGTATCGGGGAGGATGGTCAAAACAGTCGCCCCGCCGCCGATCTGACGGCCGACCGTAACGGCGGCCACCACGGCGGCGCCGCTGGATACTCCGGCAAGTATGCCTTCTTCCCGCGCGAGACGTCTGGCCATATTGCAGGCGTCTTTATCGCTTACCGGGACCGCGCCGTCCAAAAGCGACAGGTCGAGGTTTCCCGGGATAAAGCCGTCGCCGATGCCCTGGATACCGTGCTCTCCCGGAGGGCCGCCGCTCAGGACGGCGGAACCCGCGGGTTCGATGGCGTATATAAGAACACCGGGATAGTGTTTTTTCAGGACCCTGGCGACACCGGTCAGGGTCCCGCCGGTGCCCACCCCCGCCAGAAACGCGCTGATCGGTTCGTCCACCTGAGACATAATCTCTTGAGCGGTCGTCCGTTCGTGGTAATCAGGATTGGTTGGGTTGCTGAACTGATCCGGCATCCAGGCGCCGGGGATCGTGGACGCAAGCTCACGCGCTTTACGCACCGCGCCGGAAAGGTCCTCGGCTGCAGGTGTAAGAACGACCTCCGCGCCGAAAGCCTCCATTAGCTTTTTGCGTTCTATACTCATCTTTTCGGGCATCACGAGCATTACCCGGTAACCGCGGACGGCGCCCACCATAGCCAGGGCGATGCCCTGGTTACCGCTTGTCGGTTCCACTATCAGCCCTCCGGGCTTCAGGACACCCGACCTTTCCGCGGCCTGGATCATGCCCCAGGCGCTTCTGGCTTTAGCGCTCCCCGTAGGGTTCAACATCTCGAGCTTGGCAAGGATATTCGCCGGACATCCGTCGGTTACGCGGTTCAACCGGATAACCGGTGTCAGCCCGATTACGTCAAGAATGCTGTCATTAATCATATAAAGGACTACCTCTCATGTCTATGTATATAAAATAATTCGACAACGCCTCCCCGTAAATCCTTTCGGTTCAGGGTCGTTATTGTTAGAATATTTGGAATTTTCATCCCGGATAATAAGTGGACTCAGTCTGGCGGCCGTAAAGCCGGGGGTGTCTCACAATCTCCCGGTACTTATCATCCAGCAGCGCCACTTCAAAAGCGCCGGCTTTTAGCCACAGCTGACGACCGGCAAAGCCTGGTGAACAGGAGTATCTTATTGTCGTATTTGACTTTGCCGTAATTATCTGCTTTAACCAGCTCCAGACGGTATACATCAAAGGGGATAGATGGAAGTGAATGTAAGGCATGCCTGTCTTCCGTAAATAGTTCCGTTATGGTTCCGGGCTTTTTGTAATGCTTCCGCTGCAAATCTTCATCGCACTTTGTCAGCATCAGCCGGTTAAATTCCCGAATGTCATAAAACTCCGGTATTGGTACCAGCTGGTTACGCCTTGAGTAGCCGACTTTGTTTTCTACACTGCCTTTTTCGTGACCACTGCCGGGGTTGCAGAAGTTATGTGCAAAATTGTAGTGAAGCATGAACCGCGCAAAGCCTTTATTTACATCACGCTCGCCTTCCCGGCGGATGTTATTGACAATGGTGGACGCGTTATCAAACCATATTTCCCGGGGAGAGCCACCAATGTGCTCGAAGATATTCTTTAATCCCTCTAACAGGCACTCCTGGTTTTCTGACTTGAAAACCTGTAGATAACCGGGTTGCTGTAGGGTAAGGACAGGACCAGGTAGAAACCATCGTACAAGATTCCCCGCTCAATGAACTGGGCGGCGCCGAAATCGGCCTGGGCCTCACCAGCGGAATGTTCCAGCGGAAGATAACCACTGCCGGCGCCTTGTATCTCCGGACGTCTTCTGGCAACGTATTCCCTTACCGCACGGTCGGAAACATCAAAATCATCACCATAGAGTTCTTTGAGCCTGTCATAGACCCGCTTGGCGGTATGCCGTTGTTTGGGTTTGGCAGAGAGGTCGCTTCTTAACCACTCGTCAATTAGTTCCTTAAAAGAGTCAAGTTTGCCCTTCCTGTGTTGTTTCTCTCGCAACTGAAGATTGAAATTGTCTTTTTCCACGTACTTTTGCACCGTTTCAAAATGGTGGCCGGTTTCCCTGGCCACGGCTCGTAAAGACAACCCTTTATGGTTCTTCAAAAATCTGATATTGTGTATCTGAGCCATTGTCAACACCTTTCTTTCTTACCCCCTTTAGCTTCGCAACTAAAGGGTAGGATTTTTTC
This window of the Bacillota bacterium genome carries:
- the acs gene encoding acetate--CoA ligase alpha subunit, which translates into the protein METLEPLFHPESVAVIGASKNPDKLGNVILRNIVKSGYKGILYPVNPKETEIEGVTAYPTVAAVGRPVDLAVIVVPAERVLDVVRDCGGAGVKTLVVISAGFKETGKEGLEREKQMVELCHRYGMRLLGPNCVGVMDTHTPLNASFAAGFPLKGEIAFVSQSGAMLVAILDWSLKTGLGFSRFISLGNKADLNEADFITGAAADENTRVILCYIEDIRDGAHFLEAVDRATRLKPVIVLKSGTSQAGARAASSHTGALAGSDIAYETAFRHTGVIRVRSMSELFDLATVFARQPVPRGPRVAIVTNAGGPGIVATDSIDAHGLEMARFSRETIESFRGELPLEANVFNPVDVLGDARVERFRFALDRVLADEGVDSAVVLVCPTAVAEPVETAVAVLEAKQKYPGKTVLGVYMGGESLTAGAEHLNRHGIPCFTFPELAVGALGGLVAYSKTRQRPQKEGIPSYPDINPDGVWKVFARVQEDRRRTLLGSEAARVAEAYGIPVAPTRLARRAMEAVTFAAELGYPVVLKIGSPEIIHKTDVGGVRVGLKTPEEIREAFWDMMERVHQHLPRAAIYGVEIQKMYPKGTELIVGMTRDIQFGPLIAFGLGGIYVNLLKDVAFRLTWDLNEREIRAMIRETKAYTLLRGYRGENPLDIDALVNVIGRVGRLVTDFPEIVEMDINPVFAYQQGAAALDVKITIG
- a CDS encoding phosphotransacetylase family protein codes for the protein MADLYFTGTAGSGKTAIVLGLALFLKEQGVRPGYFKPVGNPPGATGIEDRDTILMREVLKLPLEGREVAPLALGGYYISNYKDPEHCRRLIKEAYAKTREGVDAVLIDGGAEPWAMATFGLDALSLSKEFGAAMVYVIRPLNDRSLDEVVFLARSAVERQVHFAGVIFNNVPRTLLAKTEGLYREIIAAQGVETLGVIPSQTEISAPTVAEYHEALGGDILTGEDHLTNIVEDVLIGAMTIESAIAYFRRSANKAVVTGGDRADIALAALETDTSVLILTGGLYPNVKVIAQAQDKGVPVILVTYDTYHAIERLAKVSRVIRPDDTRAVTLARESVTLHCNLDKIIDLVRGE
- the cysK gene encoding cysteine synthase A — translated: MINDSILDVIGLTPVIRLNRVTDGCPANILAKLEMLNPTGSAKARSAWGMIQAAERSGVLKPGGLIVEPTSGNQGIALAMVGAVRGYRVMLVMPEKMSIERKKLMEAFGAEVVLTPAAEDLSGAVRKARELASTIPGAWMPDQFSNPTNPDYHERTTAQEIMSQVDEPISAFLAGVGTGGTLTGVARVLKKHYPGVLIYAIEPAGSAVLSGGPPGEHGIQGIGDGFIPGNLDLSLLDGAVPVSDKDACNMARRLAREEGILAGVSSGAAVVAAVTVGRQIGGGATVLTILPDTGERYLSTSLFEKDDNL